The Microcoleus sp. AS-A8 genome has a segment encoding these proteins:
- the lepB gene encoding signal peptidase I, with the protein MTRLQDQEPKKQPLQDAENPWVEAIKTIALSGILAFGIRSFVAEARYIPSESMLPTLQINDRLIIDKISYDFRDPVRGDIVVFSPTEVLQQQNYQDPFIKRVIGLPGDQVEVKGGRVYVNNQPLREKYIEEKPNYNFSTGEFNSRLKIKGGTVPPNQYLVLGDNRNDSYDSHYWGYVPRSKIIGRAVIRFWPPNRVGELGAGPVPATPK; encoded by the coding sequence ATGACTCGTTTGCAGGATCAAGAACCTAAGAAACAGCCTCTACAAGACGCTGAAAACCCTTGGGTAGAAGCCATCAAGACTATTGCCTTGAGTGGTATTCTCGCTTTCGGGATTCGCAGCTTTGTGGCGGAAGCCCGTTACATTCCTTCCGAATCGATGCTGCCAACGTTACAGATTAACGACCGCCTGATCATTGACAAGATCAGTTACGACTTTCGAGACCCAGTACGGGGAGACATTGTTGTATTTTCTCCCACTGAAGTTCTCCAGCAGCAAAATTACCAAGACCCTTTCATCAAACGGGTGATTGGTCTTCCGGGCGATCAGGTTGAGGTGAAAGGGGGTCGAGTTTATGTGAATAACCAACCCCTGCGGGAAAAGTATATTGAAGAAAAGCCGAATTACAATTTTAGTACTGGGGAATTTAATAGTAGGCTCAAGATTAAAGGTGGAACGGTACCCCCTAACCAATACCTCGTTCTGGGAGATAACCGCAACGATAGCTACGATTCTCACTATTGGGGTTATGTCCCCCGCAGCAAAATTATTGGTCGGGCGGTAATCCGATTCTGGCCTCCGAATCGGGTGGGCGAACTGGGTGCAGGCCCTGTTCCTGCAACTCCTAAGTAA
- a CDS encoding iron uptake porin, translated as MLGILSSLLRLSSAILSISLAVSTSAFAILVQQTGALAQHQGIEIHRPKQALDFAQIHPEQEQETSIFNAPTEVILRPEELANNPIPSVSQLSDVQPSDWAIQALQSLIEQYGCMAGYPDNTYRGDRVLTRYEFAVALKDCLNTLNTHLANQRSEISSESIPAIKRLQDDFATELAILQERAENIEVRTAKLEANQFSASTKLNTSIVVAASDLTGDTADGNSNTRIDSNLALNYRTRLNFTTSFMGKDRLLVRLQASNRVPNFNGVSGTNMTRLSFEVGNTDNRVDLNLLEYRFPIGDRLNVYLYGNAASHHYYATVVNPFFASFGGAKGSPSRFAERNPIYRIGNTTGAGIAAVYRFNEALRLDLGYLAQNADIPTSGKGLFNGTYSALAQLSFQPLSNLDLGLTYIRNYSADGNLAHRTGSAFSNIPFGIGVPLVSNSFGVETSWRMTPQIALSSWFGYTEAKRVDPINGQAGIINYAVNLAFPDLFKVGAVGGLGFGMPPKAIHNTIAAREDTSTGFHFEAFYEYPLNQNSTVIPGIIYLINSEHNQMNGDIFVFTLRTVFNF; from the coding sequence ATGCTCGGAATTTTATCAAGTTTACTGCGTCTCAGCTCGGCAATTTTGAGTATTAGCCTTGCTGTCTCTACTTCAGCCTTTGCTATTCTCGTTCAGCAAACAGGAGCGCTAGCCCAACATCAAGGCATTGAAATACATCGTCCTAAGCAAGCCTTAGACTTTGCCCAAATCCATCCTGAACAGGAGCAAGAAACCTCAATATTTAACGCTCCCACTGAGGTAATTTTGCGCCCGGAAGAATTGGCGAACAATCCAATTCCATCAGTTTCTCAGCTATCTGACGTACAACCCTCTGACTGGGCAATTCAAGCGCTGCAATCTTTAATTGAACAATATGGTTGCATGGCTGGTTACCCAGATAACACTTACCGAGGTGATCGGGTGCTAACTCGCTATGAATTTGCTGTTGCGTTGAAGGATTGCTTAAACACACTCAATACACACCTGGCAAATCAGCGTTCAGAAATATCTTCCGAAAGCATTCCTGCTATCAAACGGCTACAGGATGATTTTGCTACTGAGTTAGCTATCCTACAGGAGCGAGCAGAAAATATAGAGGTTCGCACGGCTAAGTTGGAAGCCAATCAATTCTCCGCTAGTACTAAATTAAATACTTCAATCGTCGTTGCTGCCAGTGATTTGACGGGAGACACGGCGGATGGTAATTCTAACACACGCATTGATTCCAATCTCGCGCTTAACTATCGAACTCGATTGAATTTCACAACTAGCTTCATGGGCAAAGATCGTCTGCTTGTCCGCCTTCAAGCTTCTAACAGAGTGCCAAATTTCAATGGGGTTTCTGGTACCAACATGACGCGCCTCTCTTTTGAAGTGGGAAATACTGATAACCGTGTCGATTTAAATCTGTTGGAATATCGGTTTCCTATAGGCGATCGCCTCAATGTCTATCTTTACGGCAATGCTGCATCACATCATTACTACGCCACCGTCGTTAACCCCTTCTTTGCCAGCTTTGGAGGCGCGAAAGGCTCTCCTTCCCGCTTCGCCGAACGCAATCCCATCTATCGCATCGGGAACACTACTGGTGCAGGGATTGCAGCAGTTTATAGGTTCAATGAAGCGCTTCGTCTTGACTTAGGTTATCTAGCTCAAAATGCTGACATCCCTACTTCTGGAAAAGGACTATTTAACGGAACATATAGTGCTTTAGCTCAACTTTCCTTCCAGCCCCTGTCCAACTTGGACTTAGGCTTGACATATATTCGGAACTATTCGGCTGATGGAAACTTAGCGCATCGAACTGGCAGTGCTTTTTCCAATATTCCCTTCGGTATTGGTGTGCCGTTGGTGTCTAATTCTTTTGGAGTTGAAACGTCCTGGAGAATGACTCCTCAGATAGCTTTGAGTAGCTGGTTCGGGTATACTGAGGCTAAAAGAGTTGACCCGATAAATGGTCAGGCTGGCATTATTAACTATGCCGTCAATCTCGCTTTCCCAGACTTATTTAAGGTCGGTGCGGTTGGGGGACTGGGCTTTGGAATGCCGCCTAAAGCTATTCATAATACAATAGCGGCTCGTGAAGATACAAGTACAGGATTCCATTTTGAAGCCTTTTATGAATACCCTCTAAATCAGAATTCTACGGTAATTCCAGGTATAATCTATCTGATAAATTCCGAGCATAATCAGATGAATGGTGATATTTTTGTTTTCACACTTAGAACAGTTTTTAACTTTTAA
- the lepB gene encoding signal peptidase I: MTPTQNQEPDKQPIQKGENAWVEAVKTIALSGILAFGIRSFVAEARYIPSGSMLPTLQINDRLIIDKVSYRFQEPQRGDIVVFMAPKEAGHCTNPMSKNPEAPRDAFIKRIVGLPGEKVEVKEKQVYINGKPIQEKYIEAPPGYEFGPFSVPKNSYLVLGDNRNNSCDSHYWGAVPRDNIIGKAIVRFWPLNRVGELGEGPIYPAKSSQQQL; encoded by the coding sequence ATGACTCCTACACAAAACCAAGAGCCTGATAAACAACCTATACAAAAAGGTGAGAATGCTTGGGTCGAAGCCGTAAAAACAATCGCCTTGAGCGGTATTCTTGCCTTCGGGATTCGTAGCTTTGTGGCAGAAGCCCGCTACATTCCTTCGGGTTCGATGCTGCCAACGCTACAGATTAATGATCGCTTAATTATTGATAAAGTCAGTTATCGCTTCCAAGAACCTCAACGAGGAGACATTGTGGTGTTTATGGCCCCTAAAGAGGCGGGTCATTGTACCAATCCTATGAGTAAGAATCCAGAAGCTCCCCGTGATGCATTTATCAAACGCATCGTTGGGTTACCTGGAGAAAAAGTGGAGGTTAAAGAAAAACAGGTTTATATTAACGGAAAACCTATACAGGAGAAGTATATCGAAGCTCCTCCTGGCTATGAATTTGGTCCTTTTAGCGTACCTAAAAACTCTTACCTCGTACTAGGTGATAACCGCAATAATAGCTGTGATAGTCACTATTGGGGGGCTGTTCCTCGTGACAATATCATTGGCAAAGCTATAGTCCGATTCTGGCCTCTCAATCGTGTGGGTGAATTGGGTGAGGGACCTATCTATCCGGCCAAGTCAAGTCAACAACAACTCTAG
- a CDS encoding dihydroorotase encodes MNSELLQQVRVLDPVSGTDQLADVLIVDGLIKAVEASISEIPGDTLVRNCQGLILGPGLVDLYSHSGEPGFEERETWLSLMESAAAGGFTRLAILPDTVPALDNPSGLAALNQKIQALQKARTKGNSPPASLPHLYCWGALTLGVEGQQMTELAELAAAGVVGFADGRPIANLGLLRRALEYLQPLGKPVALVPCDLKLAGNGVMREGVQSLRFGLPGNPAIAESTALAALLEVVAAIGTPVHLMRISTRRSVELLEDAKARGLPVTASTTWMHLLLNTEDLGRYDPNLRLEPPLGNPADQAALLRGVREGIIDAIAIDHTPYTYEEKTVAFAEAPPGAIGLELALPLLWYTLVETGDWSALELWQRISIKPAICLQQTPNAIAPEQPAELVLFNPQHKWKIEKHTLKSHSSNTPWLGQQLIGRVVQTWCPPQGLEMGD; translated from the coding sequence ATGAATAGTGAACTACTTCAACAAGTTCGAGTTTTAGACCCAGTCTCTGGAACTGACCAACTGGCTGATGTTCTGATTGTAGACGGCTTGATTAAGGCGGTTGAAGCGTCTATTTCTGAGATTCCTGGCGATACCTTGGTGCGAAATTGTCAGGGATTGATTTTAGGGCCTGGACTGGTAGACCTTTATAGCCACTCTGGGGAACCCGGATTTGAGGAACGGGAAACCTGGCTATCACTAATGGAATCGGCAGCAGCAGGCGGCTTCACACGCTTGGCAATTTTACCGGATACCGTCCCTGCGTTGGATAACCCCTCTGGGTTAGCTGCATTGAATCAGAAGATACAAGCACTCCAAAAAGCAAGAACAAAAGGAAATTCCCCCCCTGCCTCTCTCCCTCACCTTTATTGCTGGGGTGCTCTCACTTTGGGTGTCGAAGGCCAGCAAATGACGGAACTGGCTGAATTAGCCGCCGCTGGGGTGGTGGGTTTTGCCGATGGGCGTCCGATCGCAAATCTGGGGTTGCTGCGACGGGCGTTAGAATACCTGCAACCTTTAGGGAAACCCGTAGCACTTGTCCCTTGTGACCTCAAGTTGGCAGGAAATGGCGTGATGCGAGAGGGGGTACAATCCCTGCGTTTTGGTTTACCGGGAAATCCTGCGATCGCAGAATCCACTGCCCTAGCTGCCCTCTTGGAAGTCGTTGCCGCCATTGGCACTCCCGTCCATCTCATGCGTATTTCTACCCGTCGCAGTGTGGAACTCCTTGAGGATGCCAAAGCACGAGGATTACCTGTAACGGCGAGTACCACTTGGATGCATCTATTGCTTAATACCGAAGATTTGGGTCGTTATGACCCTAACTTACGCTTGGAACCCCCTTTGGGCAATCCCGCTGACCAAGCCGCGCTGCTGCGAGGGGTGCGGGAGGGAATTATCGATGCGATCGCTATTGACCACACGCCCTACACTTACGAAGAAAAAACCGTTGCTTTTGCCGAAGCCCCACCGGGTGCGATCGGCTTAGAACTCGCTTTACCCTTACTCTGGTATACCCTGGTCGAGACAGGCGACTGGTCAGCCCTCGAACTATGGCAGCGCATTAGCATAAAACCAGCTATTTGTCTACAACAAACTCCAAATGCGATCGCGCCAGAGCAACCGGCTGAACTGGTTCTGTTCAATCCCCAACACAAGTGGAAAATCGAGAAACATACCCTCAAATCTCACTCTAGCAACACCCCCTGGTTAGGACAACAGCTAATTGGTCGTGTTGTGCAAACCTGGTGCCCTCCTCAGGGATTGGAGATGGGAGATTAA
- a CDS encoding SMP-30/gluconolactonase/LRE family protein, with translation MSKIINAINMKNLILRVTQYSLLFTVLTTVPSNGVTQARNDLGFRCSKSQTNSRLTSPQSRNMSNKNTLQAILDDNAQVEKVAGDFQFTEGPLWHPKGFLLFSDIPANTLYQWTANKKPEIFRRPSGNANGNTLDREGRLLTAEHSNRRVSRTEKDGSIVTLASQYEGKRLNSPNDLAVKSDGSIYFTDPPYGIKSEQEELGFYGVYRLASDGKLTLLVKDFVRPNGIAFSPDEKKLYVNDSEKGHIRVFDVKSDGTLENGQLFAELKDPSKNGVPDGMKVDQKGNVYSTGPGGIWVFSPSGNLLGILEVPEVAANIAWGDSLRDSSASRDYKTLYITASNSLYRIRLKIPGVQSGQ, from the coding sequence ATGTCTAAAATAATTAATGCCATTAACATGAAAAATCTAATCTTGAGAGTTACTCAATACAGCCTTTTATTTACGGTTTTAACCACTGTGCCCAGCAACGGTGTTACTCAAGCAAGAAATGACTTAGGGTTTCGATGCTCGAAGTCTCAAACGAACTCCCGCCTAACTTCACCACAATCGAGGAATATGAGCAATAAAAATACTCTACAAGCGATTCTTGATGACAACGCCCAAGTCGAAAAAGTGGCGGGAGACTTCCAGTTTACGGAGGGGCCGCTGTGGCATCCCAAAGGCTTCTTACTCTTTAGTGATATTCCTGCCAACACCCTTTATCAATGGACAGCCAATAAAAAACCAGAGATATTTCGTCGCCCTTCTGGAAATGCCAATGGTAATACTCTAGATCGAGAGGGACGTTTACTCACGGCTGAGCATAGTAATCGTCGCGTATCGCGTACTGAGAAAGACGGCTCGATCGTTACATTAGCGAGTCAGTACGAGGGGAAGCGGCTCAATAGCCCGAATGACCTTGCGGTTAAATCAGATGGAAGCATCTACTTTACTGACCCTCCCTATGGTATTAAATCTGAACAGGAGGAATTGGGCTTCTACGGTGTCTATCGATTGGCATCGGATGGGAAATTGACTTTGTTAGTGAAAGATTTCGTGCGTCCGAATGGCATTGCTTTTTCACCGGATGAGAAAAAACTCTATGTAAATGATTCGGAAAAAGGTCACATTCGTGTCTTCGACGTGAAATCGGACGGTACATTGGAAAACGGGCAGCTGTTTGCAGAATTGAAAGACCCCAGTAAAAATGGTGTTCCAGATGGAATGAAGGTAGACCAAAAGGGGAATGTTTACAGTACTGGGCCAGGGGGTATATGGGTTTTCTCACCGTCAGGCAATCTATTAGGCATTCTTGAAGTTCCTGAAGTGGCTGCGAATATAGCCTGGGGTGATTCCCTGCGGGATAGCTCCGCTTCACGCGATTACAAAACTCTCTACATTACTGCAAGTAATAGCCTTTACCGTATCCGCCTCAAAATCCCAGGTGTACAATCGGGCCAATAA
- a CDS encoding PQQ-dependent sugar dehydrogenase produces MKKSSRLKRSTFAYWICSVFFSVIAFASISSNQITKNPIPSPIEKSKLSVGLEEVVKIPDSGSDKDENKAARLNLLIPPGDGSGRLFVNDMRGKLYVIVDRTATIYMDVKSIVGKGFHDESGQQGFSYFVFHPEFAKNGIFYTVTSEKRDTGTPDFPVSKPIFNNKGQSIASSHHDVIREWKATNPSTNTFSGTMREIIRIEEPYPDHNTGQLAFNPNAKPGDADYGMLYIAVADGGSDGFPVSDTDPLDNGQDLGTPLGKILRIKPLGNNSTNGKYGIPADNPFVDDSDPKKLDEIWAYGLRNPHRFSWDTGGDGKMLIVDTGQAFIEEVNLGKKGANYGWGEREGTWVVDENNENVVYELPENDRDFNYTYPVAQYGHDIPPGVTEFYGIAIAGGFVYRGTAIPELVGQYVFADFGSDGRFFHVPVDELADGKQAKIKELRLFDGKKERSFLEMVGKKRTDVRFGIDEAGELYVTSKQDGKVRKIVP; encoded by the coding sequence ATGAAAAAGTCGAGTCGGCTCAAGAGATCTACCTTTGCTTATTGGATTTGTAGTGTTTTTTTTTCGGTGATAGCCTTTGCCAGTATTTCCTCGAATCAGATTACCAAAAATCCTATTCCCTCTCCGATTGAGAAGTCGAAACTCTCTGTTGGATTGGAAGAGGTTGTAAAGATTCCTGATAGCGGCAGTGACAAAGATGAAAACAAAGCAGCTCGATTGAACCTACTTATTCCCCCAGGTGACGGTAGCGGACGGTTATTTGTTAATGATATGCGCGGCAAGCTCTATGTCATTGTTGACCGTACTGCCACCATTTATATGGATGTTAAAAGTATAGTGGGTAAAGGGTTTCATGACGAATCCGGACAACAAGGATTTTCCTATTTTGTCTTTCATCCAGAATTTGCCAAAAATGGAATTTTTTATACCGTAACTAGCGAAAAGCGAGATACTGGAACACCTGATTTTCCAGTATCTAAACCAATTTTTAACAACAAAGGTCAGAGCATAGCAAGTTCTCACCATGACGTGATTCGTGAGTGGAAGGCGACAAACCCTTCCACTAATACGTTTTCTGGAACAATGCGAGAAATCATTCGCATCGAAGAACCCTACCCCGATCACAATACGGGACAATTAGCCTTTAATCCCAATGCCAAACCTGGTGATGCTGATTATGGAATGCTTTACATCGCGGTAGCTGATGGTGGGAGCGATGGTTTTCCTGTGAGCGATACAGACCCCCTGGATAATGGGCAGGATTTAGGCACACCGCTAGGAAAAATTCTACGCATCAAGCCGTTGGGAAATAATAGCACCAATGGTAAATATGGCATTCCTGCTGACAATCCATTTGTGGACGATAGCGACCCGAAGAAACTGGATGAAATTTGGGCCTATGGATTGCGTAACCCTCATCGATTTAGCTGGGATACTGGCGGTGACGGCAAGATGTTGATAGTCGATACGGGTCAGGCTTTTATTGAAGAAGTGAATCTTGGCAAGAAAGGAGCCAATTATGGCTGGGGGGAACGTGAAGGTACTTGGGTTGTGGATGAAAACAACGAAAATGTCGTTTATGAATTACCTGAAAACGATCGCGATTTTAATTACACCTACCCCGTTGCCCAATACGGACATGACATACCGCCTGGGGTGACTGAGTTTTATGGAATTGCGATCGCTGGCGGTTTTGTTTATCGAGGAACCGCCATTCCCGAATTAGTTGGTCAGTATGTTTTTGCCGACTTCGGCAGTGATGGGCGATTTTTCCATGTCCCTGTCGATGAACTTGCCGATGGCAAACAGGCAAAGATTAAAGAACTCAGACTCTTTGACGGCAAGAAAGAACGCTCGTTTCTGGAAATGGTAGGTAAAAAACGAACAGATGTCCGATTTGGGATAGACGAAGCGGGAGAACTCTACGTAACATCCAAGCAAGATGGGAAAGTCAGAAAAATTGTTCCTTGA
- a CDS encoding dihydroorotase gives MSSDFCLLIRNARILLPTGEFLVGDVQTRGREIVQVAPEIMASATQADTVIDANGLTLLPGVIDPQVHFREPGLEHKEDLFTASCACAKGGVTSFLEMPNTRPLTTTQEALDDKLRRAADKCLVNYGFFIGATPENRQDLIEAQPTCGIKIFMGSMHGPLLVDDEQGLEPIFAKGTRLIAVHAEDQGRINQRRQDFAGITDPAIHSTIQDNQAALNATQLALKLSKKYQRRLHILHMSTAEEAELLRQDKPSWVTAEVTPQHLLLNTSAYEKIGTLAQMNPPLRSPHDNEVLWQALLDGVIDFIATDHAPHTLAEKAQTYPNSPSGMPGVETSLPLMLTQAMQGRCTVSQVSNWMSTAVAKAYGIPKKGAIAPGYDADLVLVDLDNYHPVLREEVQTKCGWSPFEGWNLTGWPVYTIVGGQVVYEKGKLNTEVRGEALIFGDSNES, from the coding sequence ATGTCTTCTGACTTTTGTCTGCTCATCCGCAACGCTCGTATACTTTTGCCAACGGGTGAGTTTTTAGTGGGAGATGTCCAGACTCGTGGTCGAGAAATTGTTCAGGTTGCACCAGAAATCATGGCCTCTGCCACCCAGGCGGATACAGTGATAGACGCAAACGGACTGACTTTGTTGCCGGGGGTGATCGATCCACAAGTACATTTCAGAGAACCGGGGTTAGAGCATAAAGAAGATTTATTTACGGCAAGCTGTGCTTGTGCTAAAGGTGGGGTCACGTCTTTTCTGGAAATGCCCAACACTCGTCCTTTGACGACGACGCAAGAGGCACTCGATGATAAGCTACGTCGGGCTGCCGATAAATGTTTAGTGAATTATGGCTTTTTCATCGGAGCCACTCCCGAAAATCGGCAAGATCTAATTGAGGCTCAGCCGACTTGTGGGATTAAGATTTTTATGGGTTCGATGCATGGGCCGCTTTTGGTTGATGACGAACAAGGATTAGAACCCATTTTTGCCAAAGGGACTCGCTTGATTGCCGTTCATGCCGAAGACCAAGGCCGAATTAATCAACGACGACAAGACTTTGCGGGAATAACTGACCCTGCAATTCACTCCACCATTCAGGACAATCAAGCGGCTCTGAATGCGACTCAATTAGCACTGAAACTCTCTAAAAAATATCAAAGACGGCTGCATATTCTTCACATGTCTACTGCCGAAGAAGCGGAATTACTCAGGCAGGATAAGCCGAGTTGGGTGACGGCAGAAGTCACGCCCCAACATTTATTACTCAATACGAGTGCTTATGAAAAAATAGGTACCTTAGCACAGATGAATCCGCCGTTGCGATCGCCCCATGATAACGAAGTTCTCTGGCAAGCGCTGCTCGACGGTGTAATCGATTTTATCGCAACAGACCATGCTCCCCACACCTTGGCAGAAAAGGCTCAAACCTATCCCAATTCACCTTCGGGAATGCCGGGAGTGGAGACATCACTACCGTTAATGCTGACTCAAGCGATGCAGGGACGTTGTACAGTTAGCCAAGTCTCGAACTGGATGTCTACTGCGGTGGCGAAGGCGTATGGCATTCCAAAAAAAGGTGCGATCGCGCCCGGTTATGATGCCGATTTAGTACTCGTAGATTTGGATAATTATCATCCTGTTTTACGTGAGGAAGTTCAAACAAAATGTGGTTGGAGTCCTTTTGAAGGATGGAATTTAACGGGATGGCCTGTATATACGATTGTTGGGGGTCAAGTGGTCTATGAAAAGGGGAAGTTGAATACGGAAGTCAGAGGAGAAGCGTTAATTTTTGGTGATAGTAATGAGTCATAA